A genomic stretch from Salarias fasciatus chromosome 10, fSalaFa1.1, whole genome shotgun sequence includes:
- the LOC115395208 gene encoding olfactory receptor 6C4-like has translation MDFFNAALKDNITFVRPAYFIISGFVGIPNIKYYFVFLFFAYSLSFIGNVTVMTVIMMDHTLRSPKHVAVFNLALTDLLSSSALVPKVIDTFLFNHNYISYNNCLTYMFFCFTLISMQSLNLVALSIDRLMAILYPLHYQVKVTHRFMLSVIAFFWLFSVTAILVLVGLLTRLSFCSSVVIKSFYCDHGPVYRLGCNDVTPSRGIAVLAPILILWIPLIFILVSYCCIIRALSKITTVQGRVKAFKTCMGHISLIAIYYIPVIFVFCFGLTMDANTRIISLSLTNILTPMLNPIIYVFQTHEMKESLKKLLKIKA, from the coding sequence atggatttttttaatgctgctcTAAAGGATAACATCACGTTTGTGCGCCCTGCATATTTCATAATAAGTGGATTTGTTGGCATACCAAACATTAAGTattactttgtttttctcttttttgcttACAGTCTTTCATTCATTGGAAACGTAACTGTAATGACTGTTATCATGATGGATCACACGTTAAGAAGTCCCAAACATGTTGCGGTTTTTAATCTGGCATTGACAGACTTGTTAAGTAGCTCTGCTTTGGTACCAAAAGTTATTGATACTTTTCTGTTCAACCATAACTATATTTCCTACAATAACTGTTTGACCtacatgtttttctgcttcactttaaTTTCAATGCAGTCTCTTAATCTGGTTGCGCTCTCTATTGACAGACTGATGGCCATCCTCTATCCACTGCACTATCAGGTGAAGGTGACGCACAGATTCATGCTGTCTGTGATCGCTTTTTTCTGGCTCTTTTCTGTTACAGCCATTCTCGTTCTTGTTGGTCTTCTCACGAGACTTTCTTTCTGTTCGTCAGTGGTTATCAAGAGTTTCTACTGTGACCACGGTCCTGTATACCGACTTGGTTGTAACGATGTCACTCCAAGTCGTGGCATCGCAGTATTAGCCCCGATTCTTATTCTTTGGATTCCATTGATATTTATCTTGGTTAGTTATTGCTGTATTATTCGTGCTTTGTCAAAGATTACCACAGTTCAGGGACGAGTGAAAGCCTTTAAAACATGCATGGGTCACATTTCATTGATAGCAATCTATTACATCCCTGTTATATTCGTGTTTTGCTTTGGGTTAACAATGGATGCAAATACGAGGATTATAAGCCTGTCTTTAACTAATATCCTCACACCCATGTTGAATCCAATTATTTATGTGTTTCAGACGCATGAAATGAAGGAGTCACTAAAAAAGTTATTGAAAATTAAAGCATGA